The Medicago truncatula cultivar Jemalong A17 chromosome 7, MtrunA17r5.0-ANR, whole genome shotgun sequence genome includes the window CTTTTATGTTTGATAGTTGGAACGATGATAAAGTGAAGGAATAAATAGCATTGGCATATGTTGACCTTGATGTTGGATAAtctttctttctaaaattaatagtgaaaaagaaaaaagacaaactAAAAGGTAATGTCGTGATTTATGTTCAGAGTACTTTCAAGATTTAATTGCTATGATCCTACAGGCTATGAAAGTTCAAAGATTTAGCCTTGGCCCCTAAATGCAATGAGTAGTAATTGGTTGCTTGTTTTTAGAAGTTTTACGTTAAACATCTAATATGGAACATGGTGaattcaccaaaaaataaaaatacacagAACATGGTGATCGTTGATAGTTTTCTTCTAATACATTCTTTGTTAAACTACTAACAATACTATTTCCTTTTCAATGAGAGTGACTAAAGACAATTGCTACCCCACCAGGTCGTCTCTTGTTAAGAAAATAGCAGTatgttaattaatatttcacAGTTGCTAAAGTTTAATGTGTACAAAATAGTTattaaattaagtaaaaaaacctcaatattttaaaaatgaatttgaattcAGGATCCCTGATCTCTTATTAAGGTGAATAATTGCGTGTTTGGAGTTTGAACTCCAAccctacatacatatatataatgcaTTGTCGCTATTAACTGAACTTATGAGTTGTACTCATTAAGactttcttttccatttttatatTGTGTACAAAATCAAGCATGATTCACACGTGCCCGGGCTATTGTTTGTTGGAAGCTAATAGGAGAAAACCATTTGAAGTGGTAGTCTTGGATCGCTAACCCAGATTAACGTGTCAGACCTCATCATCCGCACATTATACCTTTCTTTCATCACCACCAatctttttttatcttttactttttgACCATCAATATATTTTGTACTAGTAAATGTCAAGTTGACATtctcttattaatattaatctGACCAACCTTAGGCCAATGTAAGCCATTAATCTGAGCAACCTTAGGCCAATGTAAGCCACACAGAATAAAGGACTTCATTTTCCTGATGAAGAGGGTAGAAAATTTTGTTACATAATGACGTGCACTGCACGTGCAGTGAATTAGCTAAGCGTGCCATATGGCATGTGATTCCCATTGACTAAGCCTAGTCGATATTTGGgtgtaatttaatttgttaaggTACTAGAAGGAGTATAATCTTTCAGTTTTGATTTGGATTAATCTGATTTAGCCCATACTTTACTCTGCTAGCTATTCTGTACCAAGTACCATTGTAAGTATATGGTTCTCTAATGCATGTACTACTTGGTAAAATTAATAATGGGATCTAAAGGTTGATAGGAATTAAGAGATGGcaattgttaattaataatgataatgattcTAATGTATACGTCCAGATACATGTTTCATCCACTTTAAACCTCTTGTTTTGGATGCAGAATATGCATGTGTTGGATAACCAAATATAGCATATAAGAATTCTTTGCATACATATTACAAAATGTCATGTCGTTTGTTCACTAAAATGCGGATAGAAGGgtttatttcataagaaaattaGGGTAAAACAGCATACAATGCATAAAAAATAGTGGAATTCCTTCACAAATTAGTCTAAGGATAAGGTTACTACAATCATCACTTTAGGTctcccaacaaaaaattatttttcattatattttataaacaaaaattcctCATTTACGGACTAAAAAAAtctcatatattaaaatttattttaaatctcGTATATTAGGCCAATCCTATTCCAGACCCCTACATGCACACCAAACTGCCTTTTTTAAATTGCCGTTTTCATTTACTTTGAAGAACGAGGTTGAGcatcttttaattttgaagATACTTCTGATTATGCGCATTTTTTTGGCACATTCTGATTATGCATCTAAAAACCTGTGTTCTATAGTGATTATATTTTTCCACGTCATTTTTTAAGATCCAAGTGATTTTATAGCAGTAACTTTGCAGCTTTCTTTAACTTGGAACCTAGAGCCCTTTGATTATTATATACCGAACCGACACACTGTTTGTCTCGAGTAATTGGAAGACAGAACACATGAGTAAtcttctattattttttgttatgtatGCTTATCATTTTGTCTTATACCATGCATTTTCTAATTATGTAGTCAAATATaagaattaatgaatatgatattacatatattatgcattgttttacATAATcctatttcttttgatttttggacaaaattcaaatattagatattacatatattatacactatctatatcaactgagttaagtttacGAGGACATAACTCTATTTCTCTAACCCAATTGTTAGCGTTAAATggttaataaatattaatactacAGATTAGGAAAACCCAATCATAACTGAAATAATTTAccaattagattttatttaccTTCCATCTTTAGGAAGAAGAAGGTAAAAACATATTAGACCAAATGCAATGGGGCACTCTCAACATGTTGAACCATTGCAAGGGTGtgttgaaaatgaaagaaaattgatGTGGAGGTGAGAGGAGATGAAACAAATAAACATGTTGAAGTCTGACATGCTAGCGCCACGCGTCGCGTTTCCATTTGCCAAATCCAGCGAGTGAGAAGCACGTGCCGACAGGCGCGAGTGAGGGGACAGAGGACGCGAAGAGAGAAAGCTGATTGGATAATGAGGGGACACTTGACAGATTTTGATTGGCTGCTTGGATTTTTCTCATCTTAATAATTtgaactcaattatttcattgcaaataattatttatttattttttaccaaaattcatgattttttttttgtctataaatagagatttGATTCATTTGGTTTGGacgcagaaaaaaaaaaaccaagtttttcactatcttaatcttattattagcttttcttttgaagttttagtcatttttttagtgaaatggatcccaataataatcaTTTGAACACTCAGAATTCTTCTGATTATtcatttagctaccaaaatcccaCAGATTATCCAcatccaaatcaaaatcaaaataataatttgtgtgCCGCAAGCTTAATTTATTGTATTAAAATCCCAAAGATTATCCAcatccaaatcaaaatcaaaataataatttgtgtgCCGCAAGCTTAATTtattgtattgcattttaagttaagaaaataaaaataaattatttaaataaattttgtttttacaaaaaactaataaataaattgttaagtgttttttattttaatttatttataatcgataattgtaattttacataattataaaaacaaaaatataaaattaaataagaataagaaataaaaggtggtggagtagaatgttgaataaaaaaccattggagagggtaAAAGTTGAATAATGAGTGTTgagtaagagagagaaaataatgtgAAGTGATTGGGCattgaaaaagtggatgttgAATTTTGTTGAATGGAAAAACCATTGAAAACGATCTTATAATATGTGATTGAAATATGAGTAATGAGAATCGGATCTTGGGATTTATCACCATGAACATCAAAAACAATTATGTTCATATATTTTTACGAGGAATGATATATTGACATCATTTTTGTACAACCAACAattattttgctattttttaatacttttttggTGATTTCGATTTGCGTGCTCTTCACAATATtaaagtttggtttggttcggttgacttttaaaatacaatctgaatcaaaccaaaccaatgtggTTTGGATTGATCGGTTggtgtggttttttttttcgagacaatacaattttttgtttccaacattaaaattaagttaaaaaagtaaaacacaacatattttcatCAACGTTTCccacaatatttttaatttcattccacgttacattttcattttcaccaaacaacataaatcaaattaaaaacgtagacaaaaaaaataaaatactaagatttattattctctaaaagttcaagtagcacataaatacatttttgaaataaaaagtaaagaagaaacttaacaagagaaaaaatatgttattatatAAAAGTTTTCATTGAGTTTATACGAGTATTGGTCTAGATGACAtagatttaattagtgtttgtattatgttgtggtttggtttggttggtaaaataaaaaccacaaaccaaaccaaaccatgcgATTGAGTAAAAAAGTGATCTGAATATATGCAAACCAAATGCGGTTTTTTGTAGTTTCAGTTTAAGTTGGTTCgatttgcggtttttctattggattagattgaatttgaacacTCGACAACATGTTGAATCAGTTATTTCTTAAACCGATCTAAAATGTCACACCTTGCTGTTTGAAACAACGAAACCTAACAGGCCTCGCAAAAGTAGGgtgattttggattttgtttttgtttaatggGGTAGTTTggtaataaataaagaaatcaaagtatgtcatttgattattttttttggttaattgctTCTTTTTTATTGAGCAAAGGCAAACTTATTGCATTTTTTTCGTAAACAGAGAGTACAAGCTAGTAGTCTAGAAGTCCTAGATGaactggcaaatgccgaaattgtaaGGCGGGACGCCgtgacccgggttcgaacccgggaccttacagttgtgtgtgagtttatttacAGTGGATTTTCACTTCATATAAGACCAAAAAAAGAGAGTACAAGCTAGTAGGAACATCATAAAAGACATGGGGGCTAGGATTAGATAGAACAGCTCTAGCAATGTTATGAGTCATACTATTTGCTTGCCTCCTAACAAACGACACTACATAGTCGGGGTTACTTAACAAGAGAGTTTTACATTCCGAAACTAAATCACCAATTTCTTAttaattgcttttatttattatattttttagacaaaattaaATGTTATAATACTCCATTAAACattacaacttattttttaagaacCTCAAACTTTTTTCCTCCCAAATAAAGAATAAACGATCTATGTGGTAGGTGATACATAATTTCAACATATcaatttcaaaaatgttttgtGTGCTTCTTTCAATGGTGTATACACCTTAAAATAAAGAGTGAAAAAGATAATGATGTGATAGTTTGATGATGTAATAGAATGAGAGagatataaataaattgagGTGTTGAACaagtataagaaaataaaaagtgtctattaattttttatgaaaaagtgtCTATTTATCATTGTTGATCAATTTATTAATTACATGTATACCGTATATATTACAGCTATAACCAatgtatatttcattttgatattttaaactgACAGAATTGGATTAAtagattttattgattttgaaaattctggAATCACATTATCATCAATCAACATAACCAAAACACATGCATATATAATGCCATTTTATATACACATTTTCCGTGTGTACTCGTGATCATGTGACGAGTACTACAAAGTTACATTACAACTATTACAGTGACTTTTTTTTGCCAATCATTCTCTCTATTTTTCTGTGTTTTTCAAGAGGTATGTATATACCGTGGAGGTTAATTAGGAGATTGATACTTTATATggtttataaatattaatattctttaATTACATTTTACGTATTACGTGTATTttacaagaattttttttagtttacgTCACTAACCGAGCATACCAAATGTACTCAATAAATTACTTGAACAATTAATCCATACTGGTTTGGTGGCTAAACTAAAACTACTCTATACGTTAGTGGACCTCTTTAAAGTCATAAAtattctttcttcctcttccaccctttatttttcctttttaatcttataaagtaaaataataataatattcctATTAAATTGGTCTTTGTCGTGAAATATTTAAGGTCCAATGTTTTACTAATTGCCATCCAGCAATTTTTCACGTTCCATGCATCTACGAGCAAAACCCCATAATGGCTTGTTTTATTTGTGGCTTTGTaatgaaaattatcaaaaagCAAGAAAAAAGTACACAAGTGTCTAAGTGACAAAGACTCGAAGCACCAAATGTGGCTGATAGCATATAAAATGACAGCTAGCATAACTCTTGTTACACTATAGAACACAcatcaaaagaaattaaattaaggctAGAATATGAAAAAGATTCTCAccttaattaattttacatGAAGTTTGAGACTATTTACTCAACTAAGTAATAATAAAGTAATTAAGTGAAATATCGATTCTCTATGGTCACAATTTTCATGCATTTACACATATCAGCAAATATTCATGGTCATTTAAATATTGACTTAACGACTCATAATTACTAACTACGTGGATGTATGAAAATTGTGACTTGAGGCAGCCGGATTTCGTGACAAATTACTACCCAGTGTCATTATAGTGAcaactatttaaatttatagttaTGTTTGAAGGATTTCCGCGGTGCCTTTTCGAGTTTTTTCTGGCGGGTTTGTACATAAATCTTGGATTGTGATTTCAACATGTGACGCGTTATCAACTTCGACAACAGGTTTAATGATTCCTCTATGAAGTAGGTGTGGCTTCTCTGGTGAGACATTAGATTCTACACTCTTGAAATGTGCTAAATTCGAAAGCTCAGAAACAGATTCATAGATTTTCTCCACTGAGATAGTGATTTCTTCAAGTATTGCAGCAACTGTGGCAACTGGGATTATAGCTAGGAGTTCCACATCCTCTAAGGAAATGGCTTCTAGTGCAACTTTGAGTTCTTCAATTGcaatttttgaattttctaTGTGGCTTTTAGCTGTTGTTGGGTGTGTCATTGTTTTCATTGATGATGATATTACCTTCAATGCTTTGTTGGATTCAGAACTCATCTTTGTGCATGGTTCTTGAATTTTACACTTGAATTCCAAAGAAGCCTGGCAGTAACCAAAATGCATATATCAGCTTCAAAATTCTCTTCATAAAATAGACATgcattaaatttaaattcaaatataatacatagatttttgttttgatatttgaGACCGAATAGagtatatttgatatttttgaggTAGAAAAGAAAGATTGATGTATTACTTGGATTTCAGGGTTAAGGTATGTGTTTAGGGTTTCAATCTTGTATCCACATTCGCGAGCAAGTACTCCGATTTTCAAGTATTCCTTCCAAGGATGACGAAGGCTAAAACCACCATGACCTGGTTCCCACCTTGCAAAATTTGCCTGAGGAAGATGTGAAAATCATAAGTTcaatcaagaaaataaaaatgatactaTATATTTGATCAATACTTTATAactcaaaagaaagaaaatacttACCAAAGACTCTTCACTTGCTTTGGAATTGAGAACACTTTTATATCCTTGGAGAAGTGACTTAGATTTTTCTTTATCCTCTAATGAATGAAAGTATTCACCTTCAAATCCtgaaaataaatagtttttgttaTTAACATATAACACAAACAATGGTTGGCTGCATCTGCATGCAATCCATATTAACTAACAATGgttcaaatattatatattatgtataCCTTCTAGATAATTTGCTAGTTTTTCTATGTTGGAAGCTACCAACTTATGAAGGTCTTCACCTGCCCAAACAGGACAAACAAATATGGAAATGACCATGCAAGTTGATGCTCCTATTATAATTGTTGTTAGTCTTTGATGTGCAAGCTCAAGAAGTTCCTCCACTCTGTACCCCGAGACAGTAACCAAACAGAATGTCAATATAAATATCACCATCCCATAGTCATATCTTGCCTTAATCTTTGGAACAAATCTTAAAAAAGTAGCTCCTGCAGCTGCAAACACAAAGCACAAAATGACTTATTAGTTTCGAATATTTAACGAGGTAACAAAGCAAAGCGCACACATTGTTTGTGAAGTACTCTCTCCGaacttaaatataagcaaaaactTACATGTATCTATGTATCTGGTCTAGACCAGATACTTATACTTCTTTTCCTTAAACTTAAGTTAGGAGTGTAGTAAATGTTATATAGAAATATTAGGttgtttttcttaatttgtttataCTATACTTTTACTTACCAAGAATGAAGACAAGGGTCCCAAGGACAATAGCTTCTCCTCTTTTTCCAACAGCAGTGGCTAAGTGATGCCCTCCAACCCCTAAAGCACCAGCTAATAATGTAGCACATCCTCTATTCAAACTTTTGCTAAGGGTTGCACCTGATtcatttataacaaaaaacatatatatgttaATATTGCATTATTATCCTTTAACTCTACAAACTTCTTTGATCTTTAATAGTCTTATACTACTCTTTGTGGACttaaatataagaaataaaaaagtacatgtattttttgtttatttttaattccaGAGTAGTGTGTAATAATTAAGGAGaaatatataatacattatgtcttcaatatatgtatatatgatattGAACTTACCTACAGTAAATTCAAATACTACTACCACAGTAAGAACTGCCCACATTCCAGCAACTCCAAAGCCATTATAAAGTGGCCTTGAGTAGTAAAACAATGACACCACTGTAAGAGCAAATCCAACTTTCAATGAGTGGATTACTCTTCTAGGGTCATCTTTTCCAATCTtctttacactatcttttgcaTTCATAACCTTGGACTTGAAATTCATAGGCAAATTCTTGAAGAATCCACCCAAGCGAGAGAAAATTCCACTCTTGTTTACTTGGTTTGTTGACTCAATATCCATGATGCAAGATATAAAGTGAAGAATAATTTCACCAGATTGGATTATTaagtttcaagtttcaaatggaacaaaataacaaaatatgaagTGGTGCAAATaaggttgaaacttgaaagacTTGAGATAGAAATGACTTTGAAGAGTTATATTTATAGGAGCAGAAATTAAAGCATATAGTTGTTTCAAGCAgccataatttttattttattaatcagaTACATGAATTGCTGTCTTTTGTTGAAAGTGAAAGACTATCTTTCAGAAAGTACTTTTGGTtacagaaaataaattataattatacaCACATGCCCATGACTAAAAGTTTTATACATTAACCAAAAATAACATGTACCAAAACATGCATAGACAGGGAATTTTAGGAGATATACCTCCAGCTTGGAATTGTTTAGTTCTTAAAACAGATTAAACAAAAGTAATTTACTAGAATTCCCACATAAGCAAAGTTAAAATATGGTAGTAATTTAATAGGAGAAGTAACTGACACATATACTTTAGTCACTATCATCCTGAATCGCTGTATCCCACctctttaattttgttttggtttttttctttggtaAACTATGGATTAACCTTTTTAAGTGTTTGTCTTGATAAATTTACttttggaaaatgttttgtagaCACTGAAATATCCGATTGATCTCTAGAGGGAGAAAGTAATAGATAGAAGAATGTGATAGATGTAATATATTGATAATGTGATAATAGCAGAGAAATAGAGAGAATGTAAAGTGTTGCATATGTGTATAAAAAGGTCGGGTGTTTAAGTATAACAATTGTTTCTGTTTTAGTaggtttcatattttattatccTTCTTACAATTATTATTCGTCAtgataaggaaaaataaaaatataagtaaaatagaaattatattaataacaaaagaaacaattacgactctatttgataaaaaaattgtggacATTAGATAGGTTAGTTGATAGCTgataaaattagaaattaatagatTGTTTAGGGTTAGTTGAGAAGCTTCACCTTCTGATAAAAGAGGTTTTTTATGTTAGTTGGGAATCTCAACCTTCAGGCAGGGGTGTTGTCTTAATTCTGATGGGGCTGCGAAAGGGCAAAGAGGTGGTATGATGGGATGTGGTGGTGTAATTAGAGATGAGAATAATGGCAAATGGTTAGATAAGTTTGCTAAATATCTTGTTCGAATAAATGATTATACATGATGGTTTTTTCTACATTATCCCTTGATGAATTGAGGGTAATTTATCCCTATcgaataaaaagttatttttcttcatctttattcTTACAATCAattaccatttttattttaagaatatcAAATTCCTTCATTTCCTTCGTTCAACGTGTAATCTCCATCATAAAGTTGATTGTTGGTAGCGTTGGTGGTAATCACAGCGGCGCACACTATAAGATGAAACATCATGAATAAAGATCAGAGATTTGATCAATGAGGATAAGAATGTTAATGTTCTTCATGTTATATCCttaactaaaatattttttaataaaacatgataaaattgagaaaataatgaaaaactataAACTCAAACgctatttaaaataaattacccaaaaaacactataaattaATAACCAAAGCTCAATCACCTCAAATCCTATTTGATTACAcatttatatgtattttaagATTACcatatgttatattttgtatCTATGATATTTGGCATAATATGCCAAGAATTGGTATTACATGGATCACTTatcatatatatgttatgtACATGAATGTGTTGTTGATCGTATAATAGTGCATGCATGAATTTTTATCATGCTGATCTCAGATTAGTTAAATCTAATACAAATTGTTTGATTTatggattaattatttaaaatataagataaaatactatattaattattaaaatattaaatcatttatttgaTAATATTGCATTGGATCGGTCGCCGTGaacataactcagttggcaggaacatgcattgttatatgcaggggccggagtTTGAAAGTGAATTATAGCCACTAAActagttaacaaaaaaaattgcattggaCTGTAACAACATATGTTTGATTGGGTTGTTCTCTTATGTAAGTCCGGTGAGAGATTTACCTCCTCAGATGAGTATATATTCTTATCATTCTATTAAATTACAACACAAACAGAAAAAACATGATGCTTCTATAAGTAAGAGGTAGGTGATCTCTCAACCATTTCTCTCATGATCACCTCAAATCTTATTAGATCATACAAGGTAGTACacatttacatatattttaatattacaaTATGCTATATTTTGTATACATAATATTTGACATCTCTGTTGAATATTCTAACActtaaaaatagaaatgaaaataacaacTTACTATATCTAATACTTACTACCGCTTTAATTCCCTCatttccttttactttctttttgttATATAGGGTGGCATCCAGACCCAAGAGCATCGAAATTAACAGCTGTTAGATCGATTTTACCACTTGACATTCATTTTAGTAAAACAATTTGAGCCATAGGTATTGGATATGGCTTTTGAATCAATTGTAAGTAAGACACTCAATGGAAGCAGTGACaagtttaataaaaagaaagtcaaaggaatctatttttctttcctacTAGTTTGGTTGTAAAGAGAAAACAGGGTGGTAAAAATTGGTAATTAAAACTAGATTTAAATATGcaattcgtccctgtaatttgggcgcgTTTTGatttccgtccttgtaaaaaaaaaatttaaaaacatccctgtaaatattttttttattttaaaaaggtcTCTGACCCCACTTCAGTTATGATTTGGTATGGTTTGGGCCatgtggcagttgctgactatGCAACTTTTGCCATGTGGCGCTGACTTGACATGCCacatagttaaaaaaatatttttttttcaaaattctttttttaaattcaaaaatcataaaaaaattctgaaaaaactattaaaatgaaaaaaattgaaaaaaaaagtgaaaattaaatttttgaaaattatatattacattttttttcaaaaaactaatttccattttttttcttcatctttaaaaaaaaaattggaattttttcatgttttttaattttaaatgacgTGGACTGCCACCTcagtgccacgtggcaaaagttgcacagtcagcaactgccacgtggccaaaaccatCCATGTCAGCAAAAAAGTGGGGACACgaacctttttaaaacaaaaaaaaattacagggatgtttttaatttttttttttacaaggacgaaaatcaaaacacgCCCAAATTATAAGGACGAAATGCATATTTACGCCTTAAAACTAACCAAACTTTTTCTATTCCATCATAAGAAGAAAATGAGAATGCTTgttcagaaagaaaaaagagaaaatgagaatGACATTGAACACtcgtataaaataaaaagtggttaGACCCAATTGATTAATGAATTCTACttgagaaaaaaggaaaatgctaactagTGTGGACACTCTTAAATAACTTTAGATAGTAAATTTTACGAAAACTTGTGCATTTAATGCATTGGAATTAAAGTATTAAACTTTTTagataaatagttttttaattgaaaaatcttaaagagtgcccttaggacactcgttaacaagataaaaaaaaaatcattcgaAAAAACTcaagtttgaattttgatatgaaTATAAAACAATCTTTTGTTAAA containing:
- the LOC25499486 gene encoding aluminum-activated malate transporter 8, which codes for MDIESTNQVNKSGIFSRLGGFFKNLPMNFKSKVMNAKDSVKKIGKDDPRRVIHSLKVGFALTVVSLFYYSRPLYNGFGVAGMWAVLTVVVVFEFTVGATLSKSLNRGCATLLAGALGVGGHHLATAVGKRGEAIVLGTLVFILAAGATFLRFVPKIKARYDYGMVIFILTFCLVTVSGYRVEELLELAHQRLTTIIIGASTCMVISIFVCPVWAGEDLHKLVASNIEKLANYLEGFEGEYFHSLEDKEKSKSLLQGYKSVLNSKASEESLANFARWEPGHGGFSLRHPWKEYLKIGVLARECGYKIETLNTYLNPEIQASLEFKCKIQEPCTKMSSESNKALKVISSSMKTMTHPTTAKSHIENSKIAIEELKVALEAISLEDVELLAIIPVATVAAILEEITISVEKIYESVSELSNLAHFKSVESNVSPEKPHLLHRGIIKPVVEVDNASHVEITIQDLCTNPPEKTRKGTAEILQT